DNA from Ferrovum sp. PN-J185:
CAAAGTTGTCGCAAAATTAAAGTATTGCCATCCGCAGGAGCATTTCACGCTTGAACTGGCATCATTATCGAATTGCCAACGCCCCTTGGATCAAGTCGACCTAAGAATACAGAGGAAAGTTACTCAAGACCTGTTGGTGAGCAAATACCTTGTGAATCGACCTTCGTTCGCAACATCATCTGCTCCAGTGACCCGAATATTTGTGGGGTCGACAACAATAATTCCCTCGATCATTGCGCCTTGGATGCGCCGCTCGTTATATTCTCCCCGAGCAACATCAAAGCTTGCCTCAAAAATGTTGGCAGACAGTTACTCGCCAAGAGTAGATTGCACGTTTTCCGAGCCTGCTGGAAAAATTGCGGATGGGGGGTTCGATTCCGTATTTCACTTGAATCTGCTGATACAGGATGCCAACAAAGCTATTCAAATTCCTCATTTTCAAAGCTTTCAATTTATGAGATAATTAACTATTCCGCTAAAGAACTTTATTTTAGTATTTATTTTCAAAAAGTTAGGAGAATTATGGGCGAAATAAATGAAATACAATCTGACTTAGCCCAGATAGTGAGACTTGCTCTTGCGGAGCAAACTGATGACGTTCGACTGTATGTTGCACGTTTAGTGCGGAAGTATCGAAGCACGAACCCAAACTTTTCTGATCAACTTGACTTATTTTTACGATCCAAACCTGCTCGAGCCAACACCCCTTTACGTAAAGCAATTGCACCGCCTACACAACCTCAAGGGCTGCCAGTTGACGACGAGTCTCGCTTATCCTTACTGAAGGTTTATCAGGACGAAGTCGATCGAGCTGCCCCGTTACTTTCCCCTAATCTTGAAGAAACCTTAAATCAGCTAATTCAAGAGCGCAAACAAACTGAGCGTTTAGCTGCACTTGGGCTTCAACCGACTCGATCAGCAATTTTTGTTGGTCCACCAGGCGTTGGCAAAACCTTGACGGCACGATGGCTCTCGGCGCAGTTGGGCGTTCCCTTGTATGTGCTTGATCTAACCGCCGTTATGAGTAGCCTGCTCGGCCGTAGTGGCAACAATTTACGTGCAGCCTTAGATTTTTCGAAGCGTGCCCCATGCGTATTGCTGCTTGATGAAATTGACGCAATAGCCAAACGCCGAAATGATGATACGGATGTTGGGGAGCTAAAACGTCTTGTGACTGTTATTCTTCAAGAAGTTGATGAGTGGCCAAGTAGTGGCTTGTTGTTGGCAGCAACGAACCATCCTGAGCTAATAGATCCTGCCCTGTGGCGCCGTTTCGATCTTGTTGTGCAGTTTGCAACTCCAGAACGTGCTGCAGTCAAAGAGGCTATTAAACGATTTCTTGGTCCAGACTACGCGCTGCTGGGCAGATGGATCGACGTGCTGTCTTTTACTTTCTTGGGTCAATCGTTTAGTGACATTGAGCGAGACATTCAGCGTTTTAGACGTGCACTTGCTTTAGGAACATCGAATGATTCAGATTTAATCGAAGACTTTGTTAAAGCGCGTGCTTTGAATCTAGACCGCCAAGGGCGGATTGATTTATCAGTTCTATTATCGAAAAGCACAAAGTTATCACAACATAAAATTTCAGAGATCACTGGAGCAAGCAGAGATACGATTAGAAAATACACTACAGACGCACCTTTGGGAGTCAAACACATAATAAGCAGAAAGGTTGAGGTATGAATAAAACAAACTTTTTGATTGGTCGAGGAGAACTGCTGACTCACGACATCAAGGGGCCGCGACGAATGCCAGGCAAAGCGGAGGTCTACAGTTTGGAGCAAGCGTGCCATAGATTGGTTCCACAATTCAGCCAAGCAGCCTCAGCACTTGATCTGATTGGGAATGACGCTTGCCCTGGCGATTTTGGTGTTGGGCGCATGATGCTAAATCCAAGCTTTATCGCTCGCACGTATTTCCCGACAGGTTTATTACGAGCAGCTGGTCTTGAATCAATCGGAAGTAGGACTGTCAAAGTTACGCCACATGGTTGGAGCAAAAAGGGAACTCCCCAAGAGAGCTCAACTACTGAAATATTTGTTGCCGGAAAACGTCAAGCTTTTCGGCAATTAGCAAGCTTGGCACAAGCAATTCAACCTGACTCCGATGAAGCCAACGACCTAACTCACATTGAGCAATTTGCAGCATTTATTCCGGCGGAGCGTTTATCTCATTGTGGTAATACGAATGATCGTTTTTTTGAAGTAGGAATTCATCTTCTGCCGGATCAAGACCCTGCATACATCCAGCGTGCTTTTGTTCAATTTGCAGAAAAACAAAATCTGAAAGTTCATTCCAATTTGGAATTTACCGCAGGAAATCTTTGGTTTGTACCTGTCGAAGGGAATAGGTCTGCAATTGAAAATTTATCGCAATTCGTATTCATTCGCGTGATTAGACCTGTCCCTAGGCTTCGTGGCCTTAGGCCAGTTCAGCGCAGCAGTGGACTATCCGTTGGATGCCACTTGCCCAATAAACAACCGCTCTCATCAGAGCCTCGTGTTGCCATTCTTGATGGGGGTCTGCCTGAACAACATGCAATTACCCCGTGGATTCGCTCTTATCGACTGCTTGATCCAAATGCCTCAGACATCTCTGAAGGGCTAGACCATGGTCTAGCAGTAACATCCGCATTCTTGTTTGGCCCCATTCAGCCCAACGGAATGGCACCACGTCCATATTCACATGTCGATCACCTGAGGGTGCTTGATCAAGATATAGATACCGAAGATCCTCTCGAGCTTTACCGAACGCTAGGTTTTGTTGAGCAGGTTCTTTTATCTAGATCGTATCAATTTATCAACTTGAGTCTCGGCCCCGACCTTCCAATTGAGGACAGAGAAGTACATGCTTGGACCTCGGTGATAGATGACCTCCTGAGTGATGGCGATACATTTATGACTGTTGCTGTCGGCAACAATGGTGAACTCGATCAAGTTTCTGGCAATGCTCGCGTACAAGTCCCATCAGATTGTGTTAACGCAGTCGCAGTTGGAGCCGCCAATAAAGATAATGATGCAGAGTGGTCCCGTGCTCCGTATAGCGCCATCGGTCCAGGGCGAAGTCCTGGAGTCGTAAAACCTGATTTGATGGCTTTTGGTGGCGATACTGACAGGTATTTTCATGTCCTTGCTGCCGATAAAAAACCTGTTTTGGTCCCTCAGCGAGGAACTAGTTTTGCTGCACCATACTTATTGCGTAGTGCCGTTGGTATTCGCGCTATTTTGGGTTCCGATCTAACACCCCTTGCAATTAAAGCTCTTTTGATTCACGCTGCCAATAAATCTACGCACGCTCAAACAGAGGTGGGATGGGGAAAGATTCCTGAAGATCTTATGCAAATCATCACGTGTCCAGATGGAGTAGCAAGAGTTGTCTATCAAGGAGAACTTAAACCTGGTAAATATCTTAGGGCAACATTACCGCTACCGACTGGTGGGCTAGCTGGAAAAGTTCGACTAAAGGCAACATTCTGTTATTCATCTCCGACGGATCCTCAGGATGCTGCGGCATACACGCGCGCTGGTCTCGAAGTGGTTTTCCGTCCAAACGATGATCGCATTCAGGTAGGTAAGGCAAATGCCGATACGAAGGGTTTTTTTGATATGAAGCAATTTGCAACTGAACAAGAGCGACGCGCAGATCAGGGAAAATGGGAAACTGTACTCCATGGCAATAAGTCAATGCTTGGATCAAGTCTTAAAAATCCGGTTTTTGATATTCATTACAACGCTCGTGAAGCTGGTGCAAGAGCAATTGGACCAGAACGGATTCGATATGCGTTAATCATCTCTGTTGAAGCGCCTCGGCATGCCGATCTTTATAATGAGATTTTGCATGCCTACACAAAAATTTTGGTGCCAATTCAACCACAGATTACCCTTCCTATTCAGGTTTAATTGTTGGCAAGCATGGTATTTGTTTCATCCAACCAGAGATATCAAGGATGTTTCGTAGTTGAAATTTTTTATACAACACAGATTTTGCAACGGCATTACCTAGCAAGTTCGCCTTGTTGATGGAGATCACCTAATGACAAATAAATTTTATAAATCCGATTTGGCAATTTTCCTGGGGGCACTAATTTTTATAATTGGTAGCCTTAGGCTCTACATCATTAACGGGGGACAGCGGTATTCATTAAAATTGTTTTTGCGAAGAAACTTTTTTAATGGAGGTAATACCGATGTCCCAGATAGATTCTATCCTAGGTATTGATGGTCTTGAAGTTCTTAGAGTAGATAGAGGATCCGCTATTCATGTTTGGGCTAAGCCTAAGCGCAGAATGGACTGTATCCACTGCCAATATAGCCCTATTCGAATCAAAGCCACCCATGAGCGTACACTCAAGCATACCCGCCAAGGGAATCAGTTAATGGTACTGCATTTAAGCGTACCCAAATACCATTGCTTGAACTGTAATCATTACTTTAGACACCCCTTTAAGGGGATACGTCCACGCCATAGGGCAACCGAATGCTTCCGTCTCGAGATCTTTGAAGCTCACGATGGAGGTATCAGCCAACATAAACTGTCTCTCACCCATCATATTAGTAGCGCCACCGTAGAGCGCTGGTATCACCATCACCTTAATAAGCGCATATCAGAACTCTCAGGACGATCCTGCCCAATCGTTCTTGGTATTGATGAGCACTTTTTTAGTCGTAAATAAGGCTATGCCACAACCCTAGTAGACTTGAGAAACCATAAGGTATTTGATGTGGTTCTGGGGCGATCTGAGCCTAGTCTACGGCGCTATTTAAACCGTTTACCAGGGCGAGATCGTGTGCAGTTCGTCGTCATGGATCTATCAGAGACTTATCGACAGATTGTTCATCACTATTTCCCTAACGCTAAGATCATTTCTGATCGATTCCATGTTATTAGATTGGTGAATCACCACTTCCTCAAACTATGGCAACAAACCGATCCGGTGGGCAGAAAGAACCGAGGATTACTCAGTCTAATGCGTCGACATCGTTGGCGATTGAGTGAAGAACAGAAGCATAACTTAGGCATTTACTTGGATCAGTACCCAATATTACGATCTCTATACTTTGCCAAGCAGCGATTAAACTCATTACTACTGAGTAGACACCTGCGTAGATACCAGGCTAAAAAGAAGATCAAGAGACTGACAAGATTAATCCAGCAGCTCTCTCACAGTCCAGCCAAGTCTTTAGCTCAAACCCTACAATCTTGGCTAGAGCCGATTGTTAGAATGTGGCGCTTCTCTAAATCAAATGGTATTACAGAGGGATTCCATACTAAAATGGAAATGATGTCACGACGAGCGTTTGGATTCAGAAACTTTGAAAACTACAGATTAAGAGTACTAACGCACTGCGGTTGGAATGGAATATTTAATAGAGTTTAGTGAATACTCATCCCCCGTTAATTGGGTACAGCCTATGTTTTAAAACCTCTCAAATGCTTGACATTTGGCGGAGAGAGGGGGATTCGAACCCCCGTCAGGGTATTACCCTGAACACGCTTTCCAGGCGTGCGACTTAAACCGCTCATCCATCTCTCCAAACCATATATTATAACTTAACTCAATAAACACTGTCATTTAGTTGTTGGTTTGTCTTTTAATAAATAAGCGTTTTACAGACCATAACCATTGTCTTTTGATTAACATAAAAAAAGCAACCAGAAAAAAACCTAAATGAATTGGCCAAATGCCGACCCAAGGCGATACTTTCCCCTGCACTATCCATGACTGACCAATACCCATTGTGTTGTAATAGACCATATAGGCTAATAAAGCGAAAACCATATTCGCAGAACGTCCTGCTCTGGTATTGATGTATGACAATGGAATGGCAAAAATACATAAGATAATCAAGCTGATAGGCAAACCAATACGCCAATTAAATTCACTCCACTGTTCTAAAGTGGGTTTTGTCATTAATTGAGTAATAGGCATTGATTTAACAGATAATGAAGTTTGCCCAGCTGCTTTTTCTTGAATTCTCAATTGAGCTTCATCAAAATCCACAAGGTTATAATTTGCAGTACCAGGTTTTCCTTCATAGCGTCGTCCCTTTTGTAACACTACAAAACGATCACCGTTAGCCTTGGTAGTAACAAACCCTTTTTCAGCTGCGATGACACCAACTTTATTTTCTTGAATTGACTGAACAAATACGTTTGATACATCTTTTTTATTTGTATTGATTGAATCTACAAAAAACACCTGGTCAGATTGTTTGGATTCTCTAAATACGCCTGGGGTGATTTGAGAGGTATCATCTTGTGAATCCAGTCGTTTTTGATAAATTGCTTTTTGTCCTGTGGCCCATGGGGAAATAACAACACTCATTAATGAAACAATAAGTGCCATAGGAATAGCAAATGCCATCACTGGGATCAAAAATCGCGTTAAACTCACCCCCGAAGCGAGCCATATAATCATTTCTGAGTCACGATAAGCACGAGTTAAAGTCATTAGTACAGCAGTAAAAACAGAGGCTGACATGATAACCGGCAAGTAAGTCAAAATTCCAAAACCCACCATAGCTGCAACGGCATC
Protein-coding regions in this window:
- the lptF gene encoding LPS export ABC transporter permease LptF → MIFNQVFRREFSQTALMALLVLVAILFTVTVVKLLGLAAGGELSGDAVAAMVGFGILTYLPVIMSASVFTAVLMTLTRAYRDSEMIIWLASGVSLTRFLIPVMAFAIPMALIVSLMSVVISPWATGQKAIYQKRLDSQDDTSQITPGVFRESKQSDQVFFVDSINTNKKDVSNVFVQSIQENKVGVIAAEKGFVTTKANGDRFVVLQKGRRYEGKPGTANYNLVDFDEAQLRIQEKAAGQTSLSVKSMPITQLMTKPTLEQWSEFNWRIGLPISLIILCIFAIPLSYINTRAGRSANMVFALLAYMVYYNTMGIGQSWIVQGKVSPWVGIWPIHLGFFLVAFFMLIKRQWLWSVKRLFIKRQTNN
- a CDS encoding AAA family ATPase, which gives rise to MGEINEIQSDLAQIVRLALAEQTDDVRLYVARLVRKYRSTNPNFSDQLDLFLRSKPARANTPLRKAIAPPTQPQGLPVDDESRLSLLKVYQDEVDRAAPLLSPNLEETLNQLIQERKQTERLAALGLQPTRSAIFVGPPGVGKTLTARWLSAQLGVPLYVLDLTAVMSSLLGRSGNNLRAALDFSKRAPCVLLLDEIDAIAKRRNDDTDVGELKRLVTVILQEVDEWPSSGLLLAATNHPELIDPALWRRFDLVVQFATPERAAVKEAIKRFLGPDYALLGRWIDVLSFTFLGQSFSDIERDIQRFRRALALGTSNDSDLIEDFVKARALNLDRQGRIDLSVLLSKSTKLSQHKISEITGASRDTIRKYTTDAPLGVKHIISRKVEV
- a CDS encoding S8 family peptidase, giving the protein MNKTNFLIGRGELLTHDIKGPRRMPGKAEVYSLEQACHRLVPQFSQAASALDLIGNDACPGDFGVGRMMLNPSFIARTYFPTGLLRAAGLESIGSRTVKVTPHGWSKKGTPQESSTTEIFVAGKRQAFRQLASLAQAIQPDSDEANDLTHIEQFAAFIPAERLSHCGNTNDRFFEVGIHLLPDQDPAYIQRAFVQFAEKQNLKVHSNLEFTAGNLWFVPVEGNRSAIENLSQFVFIRVIRPVPRLRGLRPVQRSSGLSVGCHLPNKQPLSSEPRVAILDGGLPEQHAITPWIRSYRLLDPNASDISEGLDHGLAVTSAFLFGPIQPNGMAPRPYSHVDHLRVLDQDIDTEDPLELYRTLGFVEQVLLSRSYQFINLSLGPDLPIEDREVHAWTSVIDDLLSDGDTFMTVAVGNNGELDQVSGNARVQVPSDCVNAVAVGAANKDNDAEWSRAPYSAIGPGRSPGVVKPDLMAFGGDTDRYFHVLAADKKPVLVPQRGTSFAAPYLLRSAVGIRAILGSDLTPLAIKALLIHAANKSTHAQTEVGWGKIPEDLMQIITCPDGVARVVYQGELKPGKYLRATLPLPTGGLAGKVRLKATFCYSSPTDPQDAAAYTRAGLEVVFRPNDDRIQVGKANADTKGFFDMKQFATEQERRADQGKWETVLHGNKSMLGSSLKNPVFDIHYNAREAGARAIGPERIRYALIISVEAPRHADLYNEILHAYTKILVPIQPQITLPIQV
- a CDS encoding transposase family protein, which translates into the protein MSQIDSILGIDGLEVLRVDRGSAIHVWAKPKRRMDCIHCQYSPIRIKATHERTLKHTRQGNQLMVLHLSVPKYHCLNCNHYFRHPFKGIRPRHRATECFRLEIFEAHDGGISQHKLSLTHHISSATVERWYHHHLNKRISELSGRSCPIVLGIDEHFFSRK